From Halodesulfovibrio aestuarii DSM 17919 = ATCC 29578, the proteins below share one genomic window:
- a CDS encoding phenylacetate--CoA ligase family protein, producing the protein MLYFDPAEGWSREEIEQAQVARLRATIAQARKAPIYCNRFDEMGITPDSIQSVDDVRKLPVTTKDDLRAQYPDKMNTVPRKDIVRMHASSGTTGSPTVIHYTQSDLDSWSDLVARCLHMVGVRPEHVFQNMTGYGLFTGGLGLHYGAERLGCLTMPSGPGNTKRQFMLMKDFNTYAAHIIPSYALYLGAALRDMGMAPEELPLGIVVTGAEPHTEEARQRIEKLLGVKAYNSYGLSEMNGPGVAFECTEQHGMHIWEDAFLPEIVDPVTLEPVADGEIGELIMTTLCRTGMPIIRYRTRDLTRFITDECPCGRQHRRIDRILGRADDMLIIKGVNIYPMQVERVLMEFSEVGENYVIELERENFIDQLRVKVEIKEEHFVEDMRVLQGLQRKIASRLCSEILITPRVEIVQHNSLPKSEGKAQRVVDKRE; encoded by the coding sequence ATGTTATACTTTGATCCGGCAGAAGGATGGTCACGGGAAGAAATCGAACAGGCACAGGTTGCCCGTTTGCGTGCAACTATAGCTCAGGCTCGTAAGGCTCCAATCTATTGTAACAGATTTGATGAAATGGGTATTACTCCTGACTCTATTCAGAGTGTTGACGACGTACGTAAGCTGCCTGTGACAACGAAAGATGATCTTCGTGCCCAGTATCCGGATAAAATGAATACTGTTCCGCGAAAAGATATTGTGCGCATGCATGCATCCAGCGGAACAACAGGTTCTCCGACCGTTATTCACTACACTCAGAGTGATCTTGATAGTTGGTCTGACCTTGTTGCCCGTTGTTTGCATATGGTTGGAGTGCGTCCAGAGCACGTCTTCCAGAATATGACAGGTTATGGCCTGTTCACAGGCGGGCTTGGTTTGCATTACGGTGCAGAGCGGTTAGGGTGTCTCACCATGCCATCAGGGCCGGGGAATACAAAACGTCAGTTTATGCTGATGAAGGACTTTAATACGTATGCAGCGCACATTATTCCTTCCTATGCCCTATATTTAGGTGCAGCGCTGCGTGACATGGGGATGGCCCCGGAAGAGTTACCGTTAGGTATTGTTGTTACAGGTGCGGAACCGCATACGGAAGAGGCTCGCCAGCGTATTGAAAAATTGCTTGGAGTTAAGGCCTACAACTCGTACGGGTTGTCTGAAATGAACGGTCCCGGTGTTGCTTTTGAATGTACAGAACAGCACGGTATGCACATTTGGGAAGATGCATTTCTTCCAGAGATTGTAGACCCTGTTACCTTGGAACCGGTGGCTGATGGCGAAATTGGTGAACTTATTATGACCACTTTGTGTCGTACTGGTATGCCGATTATCCGTTACCGTACTAGAGACCTTACCCGTTTTATTACAGACGAGTGCCCATGTGGCAGACAGCATAGACGCATTGATCGAATTTTAGGCCGCGCAGATGATATGCTTATCATTAAAGGGGTTAATATTTACCCTATGCAGGTAGAGCGTGTGCTTATGGAGTTTAGTGAAGTTGGCGAGAATTATGTGATTGAGCTTGAACGTGAGAATTTTATCGACCAGTTGCGTGTGAAAGTGGAAATTAAAGAGGAACACTTTGTTGAGGACATGCGTGTCCTGCAGGGACTGCAACGTAAAATTGCTTCACGGCTGTGTAGCGAAATTCTTATTACTCCGCGCGTTGAAATTGTTCAGCATAACAGTTTGCCGAAATCAGAAGGCAAAGCGCAACGAGTAGTTGATAAACGAGAATAA
- a CDS encoding RNA recognition motif domain-containing protein, whose translation MNKNIYVGNLSWGCTDQDLRNLFADFGEVASARVIEDRETGRSRGFGFVEMDANGATQAIEALNGTSFQGRDLRVNEAQPRERRPRY comes from the coding sequence TTGAATAAGAATATTTATGTTGGCAACCTTTCCTGGGGCTGTACTGACCAAGACCTTCGCAACCTTTTTGCTGATTTCGGCGAAGTTGCATCTGCTCGTGTTATTGAAGACCGTGAAACTGGTCGTTCCCGTGGTTTTGGCTTCGTGGAAATGGATGCTAACGGCGCGACTCAGGCTATTGAAGCACTCAACGGCACCAGCTTCCAGGGCCGTGACCTTCGTGTAAACGAAGCACAGCCTCGTGAACGTCGCCCTCGCTACTAA
- a CDS encoding respiratory chain complex I subunit 1 family protein: MLDMLTHSFHLLIFPGGLFALLLGLLLKGFDRKICARLQRRVGPPILQPFYDIIKLSQKETIIPDTANKAIFKFAPVFGFMGMMVAAMLIPVPGVWNGATGLGDMLMLLYLLPIPAIAFMLAGSASSSPYGAIGTSREMVLMFAYEIPLLVVLLTVALKAGGADGSEFSLAQVVSYQHANGSFGLSLSMIPAFIAFLCFIPGTMGAVPFDLPEAEPELLEGPLLEYSGPLLAMFNLASALKLVVVMGLGVTLFFPGTIPGGALANLAWFIFKCFMLMLVSVTIVRTATGRLRTDQTFKFYLKYPSVLAYVSLGLTLLLK; encoded by the coding sequence ATGTTAGATATGCTTACACATAGCTTTCACTTACTCATATTCCCGGGCGGACTTTTTGCTCTGCTTCTGGGACTTCTCCTGAAAGGATTTGACCGTAAGATCTGCGCACGCCTCCAGCGCCGCGTAGGTCCTCCGATCCTTCAGCCTTTCTACGACATCATTAAGTTAAGCCAGAAAGAGACAATCATCCCTGACACCGCAAACAAAGCAATCTTCAAATTTGCTCCTGTATTCGGTTTTATGGGCATGATGGTAGCGGCAATGCTCATCCCTGTTCCAGGTGTATGGAACGGTGCTACCGGTCTTGGTGATATGCTGATGCTGCTGTACTTGCTGCCGATTCCTGCAATTGCATTTATGCTCGCAGGTTCCGCGTCCAGCTCTCCGTACGGTGCAATCGGTACTTCCCGTGAAATGGTACTCATGTTCGCGTATGAAATCCCTCTGCTTGTTGTGCTTCTCACTGTTGCACTCAAAGCAGGCGGCGCTGACGGCTCTGAGTTCTCCCTTGCACAGGTTGTATCGTACCAGCATGCAAATGGCTCCTTCGGCTTAAGCCTGAGCATGATCCCTGCTTTCATTGCATTTCTCTGCTTTATTCCGGGTACAATGGGCGCAGTTCCATTTGACCTTCCGGAAGCTGAGCCGGAACTGCTTGAAGGCCCGCTGCTTGAGTACTCCGGTCCGTTACTCGCCATGTTCAACCTCGCGAGCGCGCTCAAACTGGTTGTTGTTATGGGTCTCGGCGTGACACTCTTCTTCCCGGGCACTATCCCGGGCGGCGCCCTGGCCAACCTTGCATGGTTCATTTTCAAATGCTTCATGCTTATGCTTGTGTCCGTTACCATTGTTCGCACTGCTACCGGACGCCTGCGTACTGACCAGACCTTCAAGTTCTACCTCAAGTACCCGTCAGTACTGGCATACGTGAGTCTTGGACTGACCCTTCTGCTCAAATAA
- a CDS encoding glycerol-3-phosphate dehydrogenase/oxidase codes for MQRSESIEKIESQDMWDVLIVGGGATGLGTGVDAASRGYSTVLLEAADFCQATSSRSTKLAHGGVRYLEQMNFSLVYDALHERGRMRRNAPHLVDDQSFIVPTYSWWETFYYGIGLVMYDLLSGPFSFGRSYPMVRNSAFYHVPGLNPVGVKAGVRYHDGQFDDARYAMTLALTMNELGGCPVNHMQVRSLIKEDGVVRGVVAVDLLTGKEHTIHARSVVNATGIFTDEIRQMDDPSVTPILQPSQGIHIMLDRTFCPGEAGILIPKTDDGRVVFVLPWHDKLIIGTTDTEVSGPEMEPKATNDEVDFLLEHVGRFLARKPQRKDVRSVFNGIRPLIKAEGADGTSALSRDHYLTVSESGLVTIAGGKWTTYRKMAEDVVNTCAKTAQLPAVECRTSNMPLHGWTRDFDKDDPFRAYGSDVQYLYDLMDEDETLAELLHKRLPYRKVEVVWAVRSEMAQTLYGVLALRTRALLLDAAAAVEAAPEVARLMAVELGLSGEDAAAWIDTQLAEFTEVASQYMAGTCCQL; via the coding sequence GTGCAACGTTCAGAATCTATAGAAAAAATTGAAAGTCAGGATATGTGGGATGTTCTTATCGTTGGCGGTGGTGCAACTGGTCTAGGTACCGGTGTTGATGCAGCATCCAGAGGGTATTCAACCGTTCTGCTTGAGGCGGCAGATTTTTGTCAGGCCACTTCAAGCAGAAGCACCAAGCTTGCGCACGGTGGTGTTCGGTATCTGGAGCAGATGAACTTTTCCTTAGTATATGATGCATTGCATGAGCGTGGCCGCATGCGCCGTAATGCTCCGCATCTTGTGGACGATCAGTCCTTCATTGTGCCGACATATAGCTGGTGGGAAACATTCTACTATGGAATTGGCCTTGTCATGTACGACCTTCTTTCCGGCCCGTTCAGCTTTGGCCGTTCCTATCCCATGGTGCGTAACAGCGCATTCTATCATGTGCCGGGATTAAATCCTGTCGGGGTAAAGGCTGGTGTCCGGTATCATGACGGTCAATTTGATGATGCCCGCTATGCGATGACTCTTGCCTTAACTATGAATGAGTTGGGTGGATGTCCTGTGAACCATATGCAGGTTCGTTCTCTGATTAAAGAGGATGGCGTTGTGCGTGGTGTAGTTGCTGTTGATTTGCTGACAGGTAAAGAACATACGATCCATGCCCGTTCTGTTGTAAACGCAACAGGTATTTTTACAGATGAGATCCGTCAGATGGACGACCCGTCTGTAACGCCTATTTTGCAGCCGAGTCAGGGGATTCATATTATGCTCGACAGAACATTCTGTCCGGGTGAAGCCGGAATATTGATTCCTAAAACAGACGATGGACGTGTTGTTTTTGTTCTGCCGTGGCACGACAAACTTATTATCGGTACCACTGATACGGAAGTTTCCGGACCTGAGATGGAACCGAAAGCAACAAATGACGAAGTGGACTTCCTGCTTGAACATGTTGGCCGCTTCCTTGCCCGTAAGCCGCAACGAAAAGATGTGCGCAGTGTGTTTAACGGCATTCGTCCTCTTATTAAGGCTGAAGGAGCAGATGGAACGTCTGCGCTTTCACGCGACCACTACCTTACTGTATCTGAATCTGGTTTGGTGACCATTGCCGGTGGTAAGTGGACTACGTATCGCAAAATGGCAGAAGATGTCGTAAATACCTGTGCGAAAACAGCACAACTTCCTGCCGTGGAGTGCCGCACAAGTAATATGCCATTGCATGGCTGGACACGTGATTTCGATAAGGATGATCCGTTCCGCGCGTATGGTAGTGATGTGCAGTATTTGTATGATTTGATGGATGAAGATGAGACTCTTGCAGAGTTGCTGCACAAACGTCTTCCATACCGAAAAGTGGAAGTTGTATGGGCTGTACGATCCGAAATGGCACAAACTCTGTACGGTGTACTTGCATTGCGCACCCGTGCTCTTCTCCTCGATGCCGCAGCAGCGGTTGAGGCTGCGCCGGAAGTGGCACGGCTTATGGCTGTTGAGCTTGGCCTTTCAGGAGAAGATGCAGCAGCTTGGATTGATACGCAACTTGCAGAGTTCACCGAAGTCGCATCACAATATATGGCCGGAACCTGCTGTCAGTTATAA
- a CDS encoding methyl-accepting chemotaxis protein, whose translation MRLRTKLTLFSICIGLLPLLAMGTYSVHTAAVSLEENSFSQLKATQDAQRRHIQTLINVWKQEAVIFSKVKEVYNAIGMLRDATYTAVKGEPLELDEEYENIYQYVAPSFLPFVKELGFEDALLMDDYGRIIFSVKRGKELGYDFKHGAQSGSPLSKAWAKAMKGEICFTDIAPFAPDNNTPAAFIAAPVYSYTQEILGVAVLRLPVNMLSTLINDKDNSSKSDSYLVGMDKLMRSDLSRAAQTHSLKNSLATPSTGRATQQAVTLALSGKSGTLIDTSFDGKKYATAYSPVHFGSHTWAIISELPTSIAFSAVQELRNATLILGIISTLIILIATFSMIHISLAKPFQQILTFAKEVSEGNLSARLDNSFSGEIAELTAGMLHMVNQLKEKLGFAESILLGLTHPCIITDNENKIVFTNTQLTTLVESTSEPSFYIGKPAASLLEHSETSTEHVLREQQAILNNEQIWTTPDNRKRIVRVDCAPLYDMDKQLIGSIALVSDLTDIRTKEQQIQLQNDKMLKVAEQAESIASNVSTEAVTLSGQVEQIGVGARLQITKLKEATDIVDDMNTVLGHSASYAEDAVKNAQTAKTKAEHGADVMKKTATAMQKVQNLSGELKESMHEFGSQTAGIGNLIGVISEIADQTNLLALNAAIEAARAGDSGRGFAVVADEVRKLAERTMEATTTVNKSIDTIRTQITNNISSTNAAVEAVAESTRLVAASSEALQDITSLSTSMGEHIEQIAQFSRTHADQQATILNSVTAINEVATETGAGMGESTEVVKALAENSRELSKLIGTLRG comes from the coding sequence ATGCGGCTACGCACCAAGTTGACCCTTTTCAGTATTTGTATAGGCCTCCTTCCATTGCTCGCGATGGGCACCTACAGCGTACACACCGCTGCAGTCAGCTTGGAAGAAAACTCCTTTTCGCAACTTAAAGCCACACAGGACGCGCAACGACGACATATACAGACACTTATCAACGTCTGGAAACAGGAAGCTGTCATCTTCTCCAAAGTAAAAGAAGTATACAACGCTATAGGCATGCTCCGCGATGCAACATACACAGCGGTAAAAGGGGAACCGCTTGAGCTGGATGAGGAGTACGAAAACATATATCAATATGTTGCCCCATCCTTTCTCCCGTTTGTTAAAGAATTAGGGTTTGAAGATGCCCTGCTCATGGATGACTATGGCAGAATTATTTTTTCGGTAAAGCGCGGAAAAGAACTTGGCTACGATTTCAAACACGGGGCGCAGAGCGGCTCACCGCTCTCAAAAGCATGGGCAAAGGCCATGAAGGGGGAAATCTGCTTTACAGACATTGCGCCTTTTGCTCCGGACAATAACACACCTGCAGCCTTCATCGCCGCCCCGGTTTACAGCTACACGCAGGAAATACTCGGAGTTGCAGTCCTGAGACTGCCGGTCAACATGCTTTCTACCCTCATTAATGATAAGGACAACTCCAGCAAAAGTGATTCCTACCTTGTAGGCATGGACAAGTTAATGCGTTCCGACTTATCCCGCGCAGCACAAACCCACAGCCTAAAAAACTCCCTTGCTACACCGTCAACAGGACGCGCCACACAACAGGCAGTAACACTGGCGCTTTCCGGAAAAAGCGGGACACTTATAGATACAAGTTTTGACGGCAAGAAATACGCAACAGCATATTCTCCCGTCCATTTCGGCTCACACACATGGGCAATCATCAGCGAACTGCCTACCTCAATCGCCTTCTCAGCCGTGCAGGAACTACGCAACGCAACCCTTATTCTCGGCATAATCAGCACACTGATCATACTAATTGCGACATTCAGCATGATTCATATTTCGCTGGCAAAACCATTCCAACAAATTCTCACCTTTGCCAAAGAAGTTTCAGAAGGAAATCTCTCTGCACGACTCGACAACAGTTTCAGCGGTGAGATTGCAGAATTGACAGCAGGAATGCTCCACATGGTCAACCAACTTAAAGAAAAGCTTGGGTTCGCGGAAAGCATTCTTTTAGGACTGACACACCCTTGCATCATTACAGACAATGAAAACAAAATCGTTTTCACAAACACCCAGCTCACTACCCTTGTAGAATCCACCAGTGAGCCGTCTTTTTACATCGGAAAACCAGCTGCTTCATTATTAGAACACAGCGAAACATCTACAGAACATGTACTTCGTGAGCAGCAGGCAATTCTCAATAATGAACAGATCTGGACAACTCCGGACAACAGGAAACGCATAGTTCGTGTCGACTGTGCACCACTATACGACATGGATAAACAGCTCATTGGCTCCATAGCTCTTGTCAGCGACCTCACAGATATCCGAACCAAAGAGCAGCAAATTCAACTGCAAAACGATAAAATGCTTAAGGTTGCGGAGCAGGCAGAAAGCATTGCATCAAACGTTTCAACAGAAGCCGTTACTTTATCCGGACAGGTTGAACAGATCGGGGTGGGAGCACGTCTGCAAATAACGAAACTGAAAGAGGCAACTGACATTGTGGACGACATGAACACCGTCCTCGGACATTCTGCATCCTACGCAGAAGATGCTGTAAAAAATGCCCAGACAGCCAAAACAAAGGCCGAACATGGTGCAGATGTTATGAAGAAGACAGCAACAGCAATGCAAAAAGTACAAAATCTTTCAGGCGAGCTCAAAGAGAGCATGCACGAATTCGGTTCACAGACGGCAGGCATTGGTAACCTTATCGGCGTAATTAGCGAAATCGCCGATCAGACAAATCTGTTGGCACTTAATGCTGCAATTGAAGCAGCCCGGGCGGGTGATTCTGGACGCGGGTTTGCTGTTGTTGCCGACGAGGTACGCAAACTGGCAGAAAGAACCATGGAAGCGACAACTACAGTAAACAAAAGTATAGACACAATCCGTACGCAGATAACAAACAACATATCCAGCACAAACGCAGCAGTAGAAGCCGTCGCGGAAAGTACAAGGCTTGTGGCAGCATCTTCTGAGGCACTTCAGGATATCACTTCATTATCCACTTCAATGGGTGAACACATTGAACAGATAGCGCAATTCTCCAGAACACATGCCGACCAGCAGGCAACAATTCTCAACAGCGTAACTGCAATCAATGAAGTTGCTACAGAAACAGGGGCAGGTATGGGTGAATCAACAGAAGTAGTGAAAGCCCTTGCCGAAAACTCAAGAGAGCTCAGTAAGCTGATAGGTACATTGCGCGGCTAA
- a CDS encoding LTA synthase family protein, which translates to MNIQTTTETYRYRAVLLAFIISITLWALVRLGLLIYSWNDASPSPIEIIKIFSVGFLFDLCFFAFATILPCLYITAAPNFIWRSTLNKIFVYSAFFLTIFLLIFGATAEFFFWEEFNVRFNFISVDYLIYRKEVVNNILESYPIFVIIPTLATISGLVTYKVRSVINGALAARNSFVSNCIPFAGILLIATTGGLFLTSELRDFSDNTYQKELAANGPYQFVSAFKNNELDYYQFYPSIEETTSNKIIRADLSKTTNTFLSENQHSLFRSIQRFGEEKKYNVILVTLESFTPKYLSRYGAEKDVAPNMNALISEAQFYTHLFATGTRTTRGLEALTLSIPPTPGRSIIKRIGNEKGYISLGRIFASKGYSNYFMYGGRGYFDNMNEFFAGNGYKIVDQSSVPDKEIGFENAWGMADEYLFNQVIKTADSEAAAKNHFFLHVMTTSNHRPYTYPDNRVAIPSGEGRTGAVQYTDWAIGDFLKKAKQKLWFDNTIFVFVADHQASSAGREHLPVRRYRIPMWIYAPKIVKPKLVDMLSSQIDVAPTILGLLNWSYPSFFYGKDIAQMAPEEGRAFIGNYQYLGLFDGKRMAVLGPRKSIEVETIENERAVKTQKGSTDDPLVQRAISYYQNAAWAYKNKLNTDTLLSNNTSKK; encoded by the coding sequence ATGAACATACAAACCACAACAGAAACATATAGATACCGTGCTGTTCTGTTGGCTTTTATCATATCGATTACACTTTGGGCGCTGGTACGCTTAGGGCTACTTATATATTCATGGAATGATGCTTCACCATCTCCCATTGAAATCATTAAAATATTTTCTGTCGGCTTCCTTTTCGATCTATGCTTTTTCGCATTCGCCACAATTCTTCCTTGCCTATATATTACCGCTGCCCCCAACTTCATATGGCGCTCCACCTTAAACAAAATTTTCGTGTACAGCGCATTCTTTCTAACTATTTTTCTTCTCATTTTTGGAGCAACCGCAGAATTCTTCTTCTGGGAAGAATTCAACGTACGCTTCAACTTTATATCAGTTGACTATCTCATCTACCGCAAAGAAGTTGTTAACAACATTTTAGAATCATATCCAATTTTCGTTATCATTCCTACACTTGCGACTATTTCCGGCCTAGTCACATACAAAGTCCGTTCAGTAATTAACGGTGCGCTTGCAGCACGAAACTCATTTGTATCCAATTGTATTCCTTTTGCAGGCATCCTACTGATAGCTACAACGGGAGGACTTTTCCTTACCAGCGAATTACGAGATTTTTCAGACAACACGTACCAAAAAGAACTGGCTGCGAATGGCCCATACCAGTTCGTATCTGCATTCAAAAATAATGAGCTGGACTACTATCAATTTTATCCATCGATTGAAGAAACCACCTCAAACAAAATCATCCGTGCAGATCTTTCTAAAACTACAAACACTTTTTTGTCTGAAAACCAACACAGTCTGTTCAGATCAATCCAACGTTTTGGTGAAGAAAAAAAATACAACGTAATACTCGTCACTCTGGAAAGTTTTACCCCAAAATATCTTTCCCGCTACGGTGCCGAAAAAGACGTCGCCCCAAATATGAATGCACTTATTTCCGAGGCTCAGTTCTATACGCACCTGTTTGCGACAGGTACCCGAACAACCCGTGGACTGGAAGCACTTACGCTTTCAATACCGCCTACTCCTGGCCGCTCCATTATTAAACGCATCGGCAACGAAAAGGGCTACATATCTCTAGGACGTATCTTCGCATCCAAAGGATACTCCAATTACTTTATGTATGGTGGACGCGGCTACTTTGACAACATGAACGAATTCTTTGCCGGCAACGGCTACAAGATCGTTGACCAATCTTCCGTACCGGATAAAGAAATCGGTTTTGAAAATGCATGGGGAATGGCTGATGAGTACCTTTTTAATCAAGTAATTAAGACTGCAGATAGTGAAGCGGCTGCAAAAAACCATTTCTTTCTTCATGTCATGACGACATCGAACCATCGCCCATACACATACCCTGACAACCGCGTTGCAATTCCATCAGGTGAAGGACGAACTGGTGCTGTTCAGTACACAGACTGGGCAATTGGTGACTTCCTGAAAAAGGCAAAGCAGAAACTCTGGTTCGACAACACAATCTTTGTATTTGTTGCCGACCATCAGGCAAGCAGCGCAGGACGTGAACACTTACCCGTACGTCGATACAGGATCCCGATGTGGATTTATGCGCCTAAAATTGTAAAGCCTAAGCTTGTGGATATGTTATCCAGCCAAATTGACGTTGCCCCGACAATTCTCGGATTACTCAATTGGTCGTACCCTTCTTTCTTTTATGGAAAAGACATTGCCCAGATGGCTCCAGAAGAAGGAAGAGCATTTATTGGCAACTACCAATACCTTGGCTTGTTTGACGGAAAGCGGATGGCGGTACTTGGACCTAGAAAAAGTATTGAGGTTGAAACCATTGAAAACGAGAGAGCAGTGAAAACCCAAAAGGGATCAACAGATGATCCCCTCGTGCAAAGAGCTATCTCCTACTATCAAAATGCGGCATGGGCTTACAAAAACAAACTAAATACTGACACACTTCTTTCTAACAATACTTCCAAAAAATAG
- a CDS encoding proton-conducting transporter membrane subunit, translating into MLLEVTTSHFSVYIGCLILLLAQFWACKQFNKLTTVLLFSSIAEIGAVLAGLGTGTISGNAGAALHLFYQFSIRGLAVFALFGLAKQFGSLDLANLRGAFKRSPLFAGAFGFAMFSAIGFTPFKGAVSKLALTYGLVSAEMYLPTIMLLASNCIALWYTIKIVQSICFEAPENADSKPATSTVLGGITILLGMVVALSHVFPEQLVHAVVATFGAEATIPQFEAHWPLAATLPYVGAFLLFIPSKFIPAAIKRFDWRFVLATTLSVAALVLTASADVPALSKLFACIMAGIGLIVTVYSGGYIHKENATRYWFFLLLMQGSLIGLTLTQHLGALYGFWELMTFSSYFLVIHEETTDAFKAGFKYFFMCAAGAYALLFGIFLIHSATGSFEFAAIAQATGNMSPVLAGMAALLCFFGFAVKVVV; encoded by the coding sequence ATGTTACTTGAAGTTACCACTTCTCACTTCTCAGTCTACATTGGGTGTTTGATTCTTCTGCTTGCTCAGTTCTGGGCATGTAAGCAGTTCAACAAATTAACAACTGTTCTCCTTTTTTCCAGCATTGCGGAAATCGGGGCTGTCCTTGCCGGGCTTGGAACAGGAACAATCTCCGGTAATGCAGGCGCTGCATTACACCTTTTTTACCAGTTCTCTATCAGAGGTCTGGCTGTTTTTGCACTTTTCGGACTGGCAAAACAATTCGGCTCGCTCGATCTCGCAAACCTCCGTGGTGCGTTCAAACGCTCACCACTTTTCGCGGGCGCATTCGGGTTTGCCATGTTTTCCGCCATTGGCTTTACTCCATTCAAAGGTGCAGTAAGTAAGCTGGCGTTGACATACGGGCTTGTCAGTGCAGAGATGTACCTCCCGACAATCATGTTGCTTGCAAGCAACTGTATTGCTTTGTGGTACACAATCAAAATTGTTCAAAGCATCTGCTTTGAAGCGCCTGAAAACGCGGACAGCAAACCGGCTACATCTACCGTACTTGGTGGTATCACCATTCTGTTGGGTATGGTTGTTGCCCTTTCCCACGTTTTTCCGGAGCAGCTTGTTCACGCAGTCGTGGCGACTTTCGGTGCAGAGGCAACTATTCCTCAGTTCGAAGCGCACTGGCCGCTTGCAGCAACTCTCCCATATGTTGGCGCATTCCTACTGTTTATTCCGTCTAAATTCATTCCGGCAGCGATTAAACGTTTTGACTGGCGTTTTGTACTGGCGACTACATTATCTGTAGCAGCATTGGTACTTACCGCTTCTGCTGATGTACCGGCTCTTTCTAAGCTCTTTGCCTGCATTATGGCTGGCATCGGTCTTATTGTTACCGTGTACTCAGGCGGATACATTCATAAAGAAAACGCTACCCGCTACTGGTTTTTCCTGCTTCTCATGCAGGGCTCTCTCATCGGTCTCACCCTTACACAGCACCTTGGTGCACTGTATGGCTTCTGGGAACTGATGACGTTCAGCTCTTACTTCCTCGTTATTCACGAAGAAACAACAGACGCGTTTAAAGCAGGCTTTAAATACTTCTTTATGTGTGCAGCCGGTGCATATGCCCTGCTGTTCGGCATCTTTCTTATCCACAGTGCAACCGGAAGCTTTGAATTTGCCGCCATTGCTCAAGCAACAGGAAACATGAGTCCTGTTCTTGCTGGTATGGCTGCATTACTTTGTTTCTTCGGTTTTGCTGTTAAGGTTGTGGTGTAA
- a CDS encoding DUF1786 domain-containing protein, translated as MKSTLFLDIGSGTQDVLYYRDDMELENCSKFVLPSPAKMVAKRIVELTETRSDIYMFGSNMGGGFFGAMKKHLDAGLHVAIHPEAAYALNDDPKRVAALGVTICDSCPSGYVPVELCDYNAGWWNAYLGMAGLSSPDEVVVAAQDHGVHEDEGNRIGRFRMWHDLLTRHKGNPYSLLYKKPAAALTRLASIQKATGGGCVADSASAAVLGALYSPEVAQRSWRTGITVVNVGNSHISAFLVYQEKIYGVYEHHTGMLSDDALLHDLKEFRRGWLTDEMVRDAGGHGCMYLDLPDEGEGFVPTYLLGPKRGILEGQGVMIAPGGDMMLAGCFGLLKALQNM; from the coding sequence ATGAAATCGACTCTTTTTCTTGATATTGGCAGCGGGACTCAAGATGTTTTGTATTATCGGGATGATATGGAACTTGAAAATTGCAGTAAATTTGTGTTGCCATCTCCCGCTAAAATGGTTGCAAAACGTATTGTAGAGCTCACTGAAACTAGAAGTGATATTTATATGTTCGGCTCTAATATGGGCGGCGGTTTCTTTGGTGCAATGAAAAAGCATCTTGATGCCGGATTGCATGTGGCTATTCATCCTGAGGCTGCCTATGCATTGAATGACGATCCGAAACGTGTTGCAGCCCTCGGTGTTACTATTTGTGACAGCTGTCCTTCCGGTTACGTACCTGTGGAACTTTGTGACTACAATGCCGGCTGGTGGAATGCTTATCTTGGTATGGCAGGCTTATCTAGTCCGGATGAAGTTGTTGTAGCTGCTCAAGATCATGGTGTGCACGAAGATGAGGGGAATAGAATCGGACGGTTCCGTATGTGGCATGACTTGTTAACTCGCCACAAAGGAAATCCGTATTCTTTATTGTATAAAAAGCCAGCAGCAGCCCTTACCAGACTGGCTTCTATCCAGAAGGCTACTGGCGGTGGTTGTGTGGCCGACAGTGCTTCTGCTGCGGTACTTGGTGCACTGTATTCACCGGAAGTTGCGCAACGCAGCTGGCGTACTGGTATTACTGTTGTAAATGTGGGTAATAGCCATATCTCTGCGTTTCTTGTGTATCAGGAAAAAATTTATGGTGTATATGAGCATCACACCGGAATGTTGTCTGACGACGCGTTATTGCACGATTTAAAAGAATTTCGGCGTGGCTGGTTAACAGATGAAATGGTACGTGATGCCGGTGGGCACGGGTGTATGTACCTTGATTTGCCGGATGAAGGCGAAGGGTTTGTTCCGACATACTTGCTTGGACCAAAACGTGGTATTTTGGAAGGGCAAGGGGTAATGATTGCACCGGGTGGTGATATGATGCTTGCAGGATGTTTTGGGTTACTTAAGGCACTACAGAATATGTAG